Proteins encoded in a region of the Drosophila sechellia strain sech25 chromosome 2L, ASM438219v1, whole genome shotgun sequence genome:
- the LOC6613495 gene encoding uncharacterized protein LOC6613495, with translation MAQSTNSKKLMMFRTPNEEEALKNQIFIFNSPIDYKDQQLIVYQKPGILTGDKDYGYCVVYKRDHYVLNNPPNFKSPTKRSFLNECIRQLYLMNGMGHKMYWRTTSAMALSTPGEVWHQVNSCLLPERLTPQKESLKRVKRQLFRDPRADRKNPKPLKGKCWGTQVFCFKSMREKIGRKYIRRGYLTIARREALQEMIREHLAREMVCTPAVCRTVISASDGIFNVNAGVIGDICSYHSHAARHQPVVERRLTAGEARLRNNEACRLTQRAKRLEAMFIHEQVRRAVQNHQLILEESVRSIYYAKELFRLIEDHEEFVYTDNKILSRI, from the coding sequence ATGGCTCAGTCCACGAATTCCAAGAAGCTGATGATGTTCCGCACTCCCAACGAGGAGGAGGCCCTGAAGAATCAGATCTTCATCTTCAACTCGCCCATTGACTACAAGGACCAGCAGCTGATCGTGTACCAGAAACCAGGCATCCTCACCGGAGACAAGGACTACGGCTACTGTGTGGTGTACAAGCGAGATCACTACGTGCTCAATAATCCGCCCAACTTTAAGAGCCCCACGAAGAGGAGCTTCCTCAACGAGTGCATCCGCCAGCTGTATCTGATGAACGGCATGGGTCACAAGATGTACTGGAGGACCACAAGTGCAATGGCACTGAGTACACCCGGCGAAGTGTGGCACCAGGTGAACAGTTGCCTGCTCCCAGAGCGACTGACGCCCCAAAAGGAGAGCCTGAAGCGGGTGAAGAGGCAACTTTTCCGGGATCCCCGGGCAGATCGCAAGAATCCCAAGCCACTCAAAGGCAAATGCTGGGGCACCCAAGTCTTCTGCTTCAAATCGATGCGTGAGAAGATTGGCAGGAAGTACATACGCAGGGGCTATCTGACCATCGCACGCCGAGAAGCCCTGCAGGAGATGATCCGTGAGCACTTGGCACGCGAAATGGTCTGCACTCCGGCCGTCTGCAGAACGGTGATCAGCGCCTCCGACGGAATCTTCAATGTGAATGCCGGCGTCATCGGCGACATCTGCAGCTACCACAGCCACGCGGCTCGCCATCAGCCCGTCGTGGAGCGCCGTCTGACGGCGGGGGAAGCGCGTCTCCGGAACAACGAGGCCTGTCGTCTGACTCAGCGGGCCAAGCGGCTGGAGGCCATGTTCATACACGAACAGGTGCGACGGGCCGTCCAAAACCACCAGCTCATTCTCGAGGAGTCGGTGCGATCTATCTACTATGCCAAGGAGCTCTTCCGCCTGATCGAGGATCACGAGGAGTTCGTCTACACGGACAACAAGATCCTGTCCAGAATCTGA